The following are encoded in a window of Cycloclasticus pugetii PS-1 genomic DNA:
- a CDS encoding site-specific integrase, with amino-acid sequence MNDDTHAKLIRDGRNFIQQKFKENSPADDELIGFVLQKAYHCQPTSWANLKRSVAIYLDHVTCQKLAETIRALKNPAITNKEYPTIPQKVKKLSIKDADIIFGALNKHKSEALKSAVFVAFHLGARPSEFKFIKPTSASTFKITTSKKSEDGKRGVDREVIVNDPHIAEGIRISISKLKDIKVKKLQDNFSYLMKGLFPRRKKRPTLYTFRHQLASTFKANGFSNEVIAYLLGHKSTRTQEHYGHSKSGGGRDICIEPSISESEIKSFILDRHSKRDAKLFEKIIKEKLGPSRHPKTAQIQQ; translated from the coding sequence ATGAATGACGATACACATGCAAAATTAATTCGAGATGGACGTAATTTTATCCAACAGAAATTCAAGGAAAATTCGCCCGCTGATGATGAACTAATAGGGTTCGTTCTCCAAAAGGCCTATCACTGTCAACCAACATCATGGGCTAACCTTAAACGTAGCGTCGCTATTTATTTAGATCATGTTACCTGCCAAAAATTGGCCGAAACAATACGCGCACTAAAGAACCCAGCTATAACCAACAAGGAATACCCAACTATCCCCCAAAAGGTCAAGAAGCTAAGCATTAAAGATGCAGATATAATATTTGGTGCACTAAATAAACATAAGAGTGAAGCATTAAAATCAGCTGTCTTTGTTGCCTTTCATCTAGGTGCACGTCCATCCGAATTTAAATTTATAAAGCCCACATCAGCATCAACTTTCAAAATAACCACTTCTAAAAAAAGCGAAGATGGAAAACGAGGCGTTGATAGGGAAGTCATTGTTAATGACCCTCATATTGCAGAAGGAATTAGAATATCCATCTCAAAATTGAAAGATATCAAAGTTAAAAAATTACAGGATAACTTTTCATATTTGATGAAAGGACTTTTCCCAAGAAGAAAAAAAAGGCCTACGCTATACACATTTAGACACCAACTCGCCTCTACTTTTAAAGCAAATGGATTCTCAAACGAAGTGATAGCTTATCTGCTGGGACATAAGTCAACTAGAACCCAAGAACATTACGGACACAGCAAATCCGGTGGTGGTCGAGATATTTGCATTGAACCAAGCATTAGTGAAAGCGAGATAAAGTCATTCATCCTCGATAGACATTCTAAAAGAGACGCGAAGCTGTTTGAAAAAATCATAAAAGAAAAACTTGGGCCTTCTCGGCACCCCAAGACAGCTCAAATACAGCAGTGA
- a CDS encoding metallophosphoesterase yields the protein MKIQFCSDLHIEMRPFGYRLEKTDADVIVLAGDIATGINTIEFAVEEAELHNKPVIVVAGNHEFYRGDYYYVLNEMRSAASQHPLVHLLENSEIVIDGVRFLGCTLWTDYEVNGEQNKAINMAYCGRMLRDHVVIRNGDFNFTPSDAEELCRISKLFLAQKLGVKFNGPSVVVTHHGPSLECQHKSYKMSEISAAFTSNFDDLVTKPDLWIYGHTHSNLDIKVGDCRLVSNQQGYPNEAMPVAFKPSLVVEI from the coding sequence ATGAAAATCCAATTTTGCAGTGATTTACATATTGAGATGCGGCCGTTCGGCTACCGCTTAGAAAAAACGGATGCAGATGTCATTGTATTAGCGGGCGATATCGCGACTGGAATTAATACAATTGAATTCGCTGTTGAAGAAGCGGAATTACACAATAAACCCGTGATTGTGGTTGCAGGTAATCACGAGTTTTATCGGGGCGACTATTATTATGTGTTAAACGAAATGAGGAGTGCTGCAAGCCAGCACCCATTGGTTCACTTGCTAGAAAACAGTGAAATTGTCATTGATGGCGTTCGGTTTTTAGGCTGCACACTATGGACAGATTATGAAGTTAATGGTGAGCAAAATAAAGCTATTAACATGGCTTATTGCGGACGCATGTTGCGAGATCATGTGGTCATCCGCAATGGAGACTTCAACTTCACACCAAGCGATGCGGAAGAGCTTTGCCGTATTTCAAAGTTATTCTTAGCCCAAAAATTGGGTGTTAAATTTAATGGTCCCAGTGTAGTTGTGACTCATCACGGGCCAAGCTTGGAGTGTCAGCACAAGAGTTACAAAATGAGTGAAATATCAGCTGCCTTTACTTCTAATTTTGATGACTTAGTAACAAAACCTGATCTTTGGATTTATGGCCATACGCACTCAAATTTGGACATTAAAGTTGGTGATTGCAGACTTGTCAGTAATCAACAGGGCTATCCAAATGAGGCCATGCCAGTAGCGTTTAAGCCTAGTTTGGTGGTGGAGATTTGA
- a CDS encoding helix-turn-helix transcriptional regulator, with product MTHKVLRLPEIKSRTGLSRSTIYLRISRGEFPESISLGGRAVGWLEEDVNQWLEDKVKNSRCH from the coding sequence ATGACACATAAAGTACTTAGGCTTCCGGAAATTAAAAGTCGAACAGGATTATCTCGAAGCACAATTTATTTGCGAATTTCAAGGGGCGAGTTCCCTGAGTCTATTTCGTTGGGTGGGCGAGCCGTTGGTTGGCTAGAAGAGGATGTGAATCAGTGGCTAGAGGATAAAGTTAAAAATAGTCGTTGCCATTAA
- a CDS encoding helix-turn-helix domain-containing protein, with translation MKSVKRAVSPLARRLKEARIRKKVSQKELGILVGIDSFSASSRMNQYEKGKHAPDYSTVQRIAEFMEVPVCYFYTEDDQLAEIILLFFQLDEGGRKGVMKKIKEVI, from the coding sequence ATGAAGAGTGTAAAAAGGGCTGTTTCGCCGTTAGCCAGGCGATTAAAAGAGGCTCGAATTCGAAAGAAAGTTTCGCAAAAAGAATTGGGTATTTTAGTTGGTATTGACTCGTTCTCTGCCAGCTCGCGAATGAATCAATACGAAAAAGGGAAGCACGCCCCAGATTATTCTACGGTGCAACGAATAGCTGAATTTATGGAAGTTCCAGTTTGCTATTTTTATACTGAAGATGATCAGTTGGCAGAGATAATTTTGTTATTTTTCCAGTTGGATGAGGGCGGTCGTAAGGGTGTTATGAAAAAAATCAAAGAGGTTATCTAG
- a CDS encoding metallophosphoesterase, translating to MKIHLISDIHIEMDPKLILSAPHGTDLIVLAGDIANGTDAIEWIQRCYGAEIDIIYIAGNHEFYFNDMSVTNDIAELTSGTNIHFLDNQIKIINDVRFIGTTLWTSFDNWGDEKGINKLHGIMNDYNYTKATDFYADPVLVERAIRIRKESLGSLGAQKGLLVPVITYIKHLDAVKFLNNELAKPYDGKTVVVTHHAPSYSSVNPSKEEYKHAYASSLEHLIAKHSGSIDAWFHGHLHVPVNYKISGVPIISNPRDYPLYARNPDVKDFIFEV from the coding sequence ATGAAAATACACCTAATCAGCGACATTCATATTGAGATGGATCCAAAATTGATTTTGTCTGCTCCTCACGGAACCGACCTGATTGTTCTTGCGGGCGATATTGCGAACGGTACGGATGCAATTGAATGGATTCAAAGATGTTATGGGGCAGAGATAGACATAATCTACATTGCCGGCAACCATGAGTTCTATTTTAATGACATGTCCGTCACAAATGACATTGCTGAACTTACTTCTGGTACGAATATTCATTTCTTAGATAATCAAATTAAAATCATCAATGACGTTAGGTTTATTGGTACGACGCTTTGGACTAGTTTTGACAACTGGGGTGACGAAAAAGGCATTAACAAGCTACATGGCATAATGAATGACTACAACTATACTAAGGCGACTGATTTTTATGCAGACCCAGTTCTCGTTGAACGGGCCATTCGCATTAGAAAAGAATCGTTAGGGTCTCTAGGTGCCCAGAAAGGTTTACTAGTGCCTGTTATCACTTATATTAAACATTTAGATGCGGTTAAGTTCCTTAATAATGAGCTTGCTAAACCATATGATGGCAAAACAGTTGTCGTGACTCATCATGCCCCATCTTACAGCTCTGTAAACCCTTCAAAAGAAGAATACAAACACGCATACGCTAGTTCTCTTGAGCACTTAATTGCAAAGCACTCTGGCAGCATCGACGCATGGTTCCACGGTCATTTGCATGTGCCGGTAAATTATAAGATTTCAGGCGTTCCAATTATCAGCAATCCTCGCGATTATCCTTTGTATGCGCGGAACCCCGACGTAAAGGACTTTATTTTTGAAGTTTAG
- a CDS encoding YagK/YfjJ domain-containing protein yields the protein MQRKPDMITRSPYRGFAVQAEPEDGYYLYQPIIDNTFDQLDAMMSRHKRVFTFRFDLRYPKNVDNSEIQVSAVVANLFHQVSIYMKKKVKKPRVSPALRNHLDVCYQWAIETGHDKKRHIHCWIAADGNKNYKPGWTRTTDAPGAGILGILDAKWRNLTGGNIHTISGCRMLTRTDTALYAECIKHYSYLAKVKDKYAPSLRKYSRNHGKSHIKHANDQARPNAITTSAQAITNSLLDQEA from the coding sequence ATGCAAAGAAAGCCAGACATGATTACAAGGTCACCTTACAGAGGGTTTGCCGTACAAGCTGAACCTGAGGATGGTTACTACTTATACCAGCCTATCATCGACAATACGTTTGACCAACTTGATGCGATGATGAGCAGGCATAAGAGGGTCTTCACGTTCAGGTTTGACCTCAGGTACCCAAAAAACGTTGATAACTCAGAAATACAAGTATCGGCAGTGGTAGCCAATCTATTTCACCAAGTCAGCATTTATATGAAGAAAAAAGTAAAAAAACCAAGAGTTAGCCCTGCCTTACGCAACCACCTAGATGTCTGCTATCAGTGGGCAATCGAAACCGGACACGACAAAAAGCGGCACATACATTGTTGGATAGCGGCTGACGGCAACAAAAACTACAAGCCTGGATGGACTCGAACAACGGATGCACCTGGGGCAGGCATTCTGGGTATCTTAGATGCAAAGTGGCGCAATTTAACTGGCGGCAATATACATACAATCTCAGGGTGCAGGATGTTGACGCGAACGGATACTGCCCTATACGCTGAGTGCATCAAACATTACTCATACCTAGCAAAAGTCAAAGACAAATATGCACCCTCACTAAGAAAATATAGCCGGAATCATGGGAAATCACACATTAAGCATGCTAACGACCAGGCGCGCCCTAATGCAATCACAACCTCTGCGCAAGCAATAACAAACAGTTTACTCGACCAAGAGGCTTAG
- a CDS encoding metallophosphoesterase family protein: MPTTSSIIYAGDPHGDFRAIIESALTLRPEAVIILGDFGLSVPLQIELEEISRLSSVFWIPGNHDYDSPSLYSNLFESDYAGNNIDGRVVDIGDLKVAGLGGIFRGKVWNPNEGIRWKKREDLLRFLPNNVTNNGLPLRHEAAIWPEDYERLSELSADILVTHEAPSCHQHGFQAIDLMAEMMGVKQIFHGHHHHYYQATLKGGITVTGAPIAGVVDQKGKLIF, translated from the coding sequence GTGCCTACAACGAGCAGCATTATCTACGCAGGCGATCCACACGGTGACTTTAGAGCCATCATTGAATCAGCCTTAACCCTTAGGCCTGAAGCCGTCATTATTTTAGGTGATTTTGGGCTATCAGTTCCTCTTCAAATTGAATTAGAGGAAATATCAAGGTTATCGTCAGTATTTTGGATTCCAGGCAATCACGACTATGACTCCCCCAGCTTATATTCAAACTTATTTGAATCCGACTATGCCGGCAATAATATCGATGGGCGCGTTGTTGATATTGGTGATCTAAAGGTTGCTGGCCTAGGTGGGATTTTTAGAGGCAAGGTATGGAATCCGAATGAAGGTATTAGGTGGAAAAAGCGCGAAGATTTACTGCGCTTTTTACCTAACAACGTCACGAATAATGGGCTTCCACTTCGCCACGAAGCAGCTATTTGGCCAGAAGATTATGAGCGTTTAAGTGAGCTGTCTGCTGATATCTTAGTTACCCATGAAGCGCCAAGTTGTCACCAACATGGTTTCCAGGCAATTGATTTAATGGCTGAAATGATGGGCGTCAAACAAATCTTTCATGGCCATCATCACCACTATTATCAAGCAACATTAAAAGGTGGCATTACAGTAACTGGTGCACCGATCGCTGGGGTAGTTGATCAGAAAGGGAAGCTCATATTTTGA